In the genome of Drosophila kikkawai strain 14028-0561.14 unplaced genomic scaffold, DkikHiC1v2 scaffold_153, whole genome shotgun sequence, one region contains:
- the LOC121501998 gene encoding uncharacterized protein, with protein MLIHLHTQLEAARRRNYNQMQRRNIRRHAQDCQTEPSLQGLKDNVQGLRRTANGGLLLRMQKNLDPSTQQLQAALKTAISGKAEVAVMQETVQVEIRDLDDMTSADEVTMALFAGEECDVPRDASPRMRKGFGGTQIATVNLRPEHARRLLEKGRIRIGWVVCRIREKTEPKRCYKCMGFGHTSARCRASDATAKATQESCFKCGGMGHKHNTCQNNPKCILCTRGGKHAKEAEHATISRTCPEYQRAVKAAQDLLSQTAIEQRIDIAILSEPYKAKPEGVWQQSADGGSAIWSCGQPPEHLSQRASRPGYARAKCQATTIYSCYLPPSMHIDAFKDVIQEIAQDARGRSPVIIAGDFNAWSTTWGSTATTQRGTALLDALATLDVCLLNDGGKCTYSKAGRESIIDPTFASPELTRSVYWEVTDLLTYSDHAAIVIKTSHSLPSLPNRQPAYKVGTLNVEELLENMDGNTISGDANTCADEVSARIKTACDAAMESSTRGQGRRPVPWWNQEIATARKECISARRRCQRSRGRPMQELFEARYRERK; from the exons atgctaatacatttgcatactcaattggaAGCAGCGCGCCGACGCAATTATAATCAAATGCAGCGCAGGAACATACGCAGACATGCTCAAGATTGTCAAACTGAGCCCTCTCTACAGGGACTCAAGGACAATGTGCAAGGATTGCGGAGGACAGCGAACGGTGGACTCCTCCTAAGAATGCAGAAAAACCTGGACCCATCCACGCAGCAGCTGCAAGCAGCCCTAAAGACTGCCATCTCCGGTAAAGCAGAGGTGGCGGTTATGCAGGAGACGGTCCAAGTGGAGATCCGCGACCTAGACGACATGACCAGCGCGGATGAGGTCACCATGGCCCTGTTTGCGGGAGAAGAGTGCGACGTACCACGAGACGCCTCACCCAGGATGAGAAAAGGGTTCGGCGGAACGCAAATAGCGACGGTCAACCTCAGACCCGAGCATGCGCGGAGGTTGCTCGAAAAGGGCAGAATCCGGATAGGATGGGTCGTATGCCGTATCCGAGAAAAAACTGAGCCAAAGCGATGCTACAAATGCATGGGCTTCGGACACACCTCGGCACGATGCCGAGCCTCCGACGCAACAGCTAAAGCCACACAGGAGTCATGCTTCAAATGTGGTGGCATGGGCCACAAGCACAATACGTGCCAAAACAATCCCAAGTGCATCCTATGCACCCGAGGAGGCAAGCACGCGAAGGAGGCAGAGCACGCTACAATAAGCAGGACCTGCCCAGAATACCAGAGAGCCGTCAA AGCAGCCCAAGACCTACTGTCGCAGACGGCGATTGAGCAGAGAATCGACATCGCTATACTGAGTGAACCCTACAAGGCAAAACCAGAAGGAGTATGGCAGCAAAGCGCGGATGGCGGGTCTGCCATCTGGAGCTGTGGACAGCCTCCGGAACACCTATCGCAGAGAGCTTCGAGACCTGGCTACGCCAGGGCCAAGTGCCAGGCGACTACAATATACAGCTGCTACCTTCCGCCAAGTATGCACATAGATGCATTCAAGGATGTAATCCAGGAGATTGCCCAAGACGCTCGGGGACGATCCCCGGTAATAATTGCCGGGGACTTCAACGCATGGTCCACCACGTGGGGGAGCACGGCAACAACTCAGAGGGGAACCGCCTTACTAGATGCCCTGGCGACCCTGGATGTCTGCCTTCTCAACGACGGAGGCAAATGCACATACAGCAAGGCAGGCCGAGAATCAATTATCGACCCAACCTTCGCCAGCCCGGAGCTCACTAGGAGCGTCTACTGGGAAGTCACTGACCTCCTCACCTACAGCGACCACGCAGCGATAGTGATAAAGACGAGTCACTCCCTGCCGAGCCTTCCGAATCGGCAACCTGCCTACAAAGTAGGCACTCTAAATGTCGAGGAACTCCTAGAAAACATGGATGGCAATACCATTTCTGGCGACGCAAACACTTGCGCAGACGAGGTATCTGCGAGGATCAAGACAGCTTGCGATGCGGCAATGGAGAGCTCGACTAGAGGACAAGGAAGGCgaccagtcccctggtggaaccAAGAGATAGCCACAGCCAGGAAAGAGTGCATCTCTGCGAGGCGCAGGTGCCAACGAAGCCGTGGACGGCCCATGCAGGAGCTATTTGAGGCTCGCTACAGGGAAAGAAAATAG
- the LOC138929346 gene encoding uncharacterized protein, with the protein MQHSPRRSSRLNGGEATPTTTRADQQPASSGAGNRPQVNITTAAAISRPATTVTTVASQPRSTAVTAASSVPEEGQPLTSYLMERITALENELRQVKVLNSESTAKRAPIAVGPSANGANSEASGRPPSWGGPPVATSNGEAPTNGVGPVPHSCVGASSTACTQPPYWSGPPLLTTSNHLVEPLCATSVAQTAHGFVLPGGSIHNVATATPFVGSYASMTPNGAQGANGPRRLPDLHVFGGQPEEWPIFNCAFVETTQAYNCTDLENNQRLLKALKDEARETVKSLLIHPGNVSPVMEQLRFRFGRPEQLIRSQLNSVREVPPISEQHLARIVPFATRVSNLTAFLQSAKAEQHLGNPTLMEELVAKLPTSKRVDWARHAASIEPFPTVAHFSTWLQEYANIVCTILDVEGKEHICGGQHATTSCREFIGASPSRRWSMVKRHRLCFTCLRIGHTARTCNGHGECRINGCRQMHHRLLHGADEGRRWPEQQSGFRRHDGGNQQSAVSRRSPERRSSPRGGYRDHERSQQPAVLRNSLERRAPQPAEAPVQRNLSCIDAEGGRLLFRILPVTLYGAGRQVDTYALLDEGSSVTMIDDELRRDLGVRGEHRQLNIQWFGGKASREPTNVVSLEISGAGKPTRHALRNVYAVSSLSLPMQTLCRRDVQGVHKDARLPMKPYSNAVPKLLIGLDHGHLGLPLRTRRFAREGPYAAATELGWVVYGPVSGQSTTPSPRSCLLAVSMEDAMEKMVEDYFEMESFGVKLAPQVAASDDARAQRILEDTTVKVGRRYQTGLLWKDDHAVLPRSYEMAHRRLINVEKKLRRNGQLALEYDRIIKDYVSKGYARKLQPDEVAVKSDKLWYLPHFGVENPNKPGKVRLVFDAAAKVGGTSLNSALDKGPQHYKPLPAVLFHFREGAVGVCGDIKEMFHQVLIRPEDRCSQRFLWRDGNDDRDPDVYEMNVMTFGAACSPSTAHYVKTLNALKFRDSDPRAVKAIIDHHYVDDYVDSFATESEAIGVSTRVKEIHAEAGFELCQFSSSSPIVEAALGPPGRVKSVGWGEAEQKILGMRWQVATDDFRFNVEYHRVPESVLSGDRVPTKREYLSLLMSTFDPLGFLCCLMITAKLLLREIWRQKIQWDEPLPEEIGRAFAAWRRQMDAVGQFRCPRHYFGHGAVRTIELHVFVDASQSAFAAVDYWRVMYEDGKVLASFVCAKTKCAPMRTMSIPRLELQAAVLGTRLINTIKEEHSVDISETVLWTDSKTVLRWIGSTHRRYKQFVGNRVAEILESSEVSQWRWVPTADNAADDATRSQNKADLSPESRWLSGPAFLRQPASGWPVPEEGTERVPDASDDEEMPSEFALVATNEFVIPFQRFSSFSRLVRTTAWVLRFARWCRRQRSELEEYGLTAKECEAAENLLVRQAQLESFPDEMRSAKHGKEVASSSKIRGLAPYMDEHGVLRVHGRVDAALCMPYSARRPVILSHRHSLTEMIVRHFHAQMKHQNVDATIAQIRTRFWVTKMRRMLKEVISSCYECKLQRTRPMPPIMAPLPEDRLEAGGWPFKYTGLDYFGPLLVTVARHREKRWVALFTCLTTRAIHLELAHDLSTDSCIIAIRNFVCRRGPVHRLRSDNGKNFVGADREARRFGDVFETERIQSELSSRSIEWVFNCPSNPSEGGVWERMVQCVKRVLRHTLKEVALRDHVLESLLIEAENLVNSRPLTHLPVDADQEAPLTPNDLLKGAANLPNTPGLEAELPKEGSTRKQWRIARMLRDRFWRRWVLEYLPTLVRREKWCRRTEPIRQGDMVFVCDPALPRREWRKGIVEEVYSGADGVVRRASVRVSDNGLSRTMLRPVSKLAVLDLSEAVLHGVGDVDGQTL; encoded by the coding sequence ATGCAGCATTCCCCCAGGAGGAGTTCCCGGCTGAACGGAGGGGAAGCCACCCCTACAACAACGCGAGCGGATCAGCAGCCAGCGAGTAGTGGAGCGGGAAACCGGCCGCAAGTGAACATAACCACGGCGGCGGCCATTTCTCGCCCAGCCACTACGGTGACTACAGTAGCGTCCCAACCGAGGAGTACTGCTGTCACAGCTGCGAGTTCAGTGCCGGAGGAAGGCCAGCCACTCACGTCGTACCTTATGGAGAGGATTACGGCGTTGGAGAATGAGCTGAGGCAGGTTAAAGTCCTGAACAGTGAGAGCACCGCCAAACGCGCGCCAATCGCAGTTGGCCCAAGCGCAAATGGCGCCAACAGTGAAGCGTCGGGGCGGCCGCCATCTTGGGGCGGGCCGCCAGTAGCCACATCTAACGGTGAGGCCCCAACTAACGGGGTCGGGCCTGTTCCACATAGCTGTGTCGGTGCGAGCAGTACGGCCTGCACGCAGCCGCCATATTGGAGTGGACCGCCATTGCTAACGACTAGCAATCATCTAGTGGAGCCACTGTGTGCTACGAGTGTTGCGCAGACGGCGCATGGATTCGTGCTACCGGGCGGGAGCATCCACAACGTGGCAACAGCAACGCCATTTGTTGGATCCTACGCCTCGATGACGCCGAATGGAGCCCAAGGAGCGAATGGGCCAAGAAGGCTTCCGGACCTGCATGTATTTGGAGGGCAGCCCGAGGAGTGGCCTATATTTAACTGTGCATTTGTGGAGACGACCCAAGCATACAACTGCACAGACCTGGAGAACAACCAGAGGCTGTTGAAGGCGCTGAAGGATGAAGCACGCGAGACAGTGAAGTCGCTACTGATTCACCCTGGGAACGTCAGCCCCGTGATGGAGCAGCTGCGCTTTAGGTTTGGCCGACCGGAGCAGCTTATACGCAGCCAGCTGAACAGCGTGCGAGAGGTGCCGCCGATTTCGGAGCAGCACCTGGCGAGGATCGTCCCCTTCGCAACCCGAGTGAGTAACCTCACGGCCTTCTTGCAGTCAGCGAAGGCGGAGCAGCACCTGGGGAACCCCACCCTCATGGAGGAGCTAGTGGCAAAGCTTCCTACGAGCAAGCGAGTGGATTGGGCCAGGCACGCTGCATCGATCGAGCCCTTTCCCACTGTAGCGCACTTCAGCACGTGGCTACAGGAGTACGCAAACATCGTGTGTACGATTTTGGACGTCGAGGGAAAGGAGCACATTTGTGGAGGGCAACACGCTACGACGAGCTGTAGAGAGTTCATCGGAGCTTCGCCATCGAGAAGGTGGAGCATGGTGAAGAGGCATCGGCTCTGCTTCACATGCTTACGGATTGGTCATACAGCTAGAACCTGCAATGGGCACGGCGAGTGCCGAATCAACGGATGCCGCCAGATGCATCACCGTCTGCTACATGGAGCGGACGAGGGGCGAAGATGGCCGGAGCAGCAAAGTGGCTTCAGGCGCCACGACGGTGGGAACCAGCAGTCAGCAGTTTCCAGACGCAGCCCGGAAAGAAGGTCTTCGCCACGAGGTGGTTACAGGGACCACGAGAGGAGCCAGCAGCCGGCGGTTCTCAGAAATAGCCTGGAGAGAAGAGCCCCGCAGCCAGCGGAGGCACCTGTGCAAAGGAACTTAAGCTGCATTGACGCCGAGGGAGGCCGACTATTGTTCCGTATACTGCCAGTAACGCTGTACGGAGCTGGTCGCCAGGTAGATACATACGCGCTTCTGGATGAAGGATCCTCCGTCACGATGATCGATGACGAGTTGCGGAGGGATCTGGGAGTGCGAGGCGAACATCGACAGCTTAACATTCAATGGTTTGGAGGAAAGGCCAGTAGAGAGCCCACCAACGTGGTGAGTCTAGAGATAAGTGGAGCTGGGAAGCCCACTCGCCACGCGTTGAGGAACGTGTACGCCGTTTCGAGTTTGAGTCTGCCGATGCAGACGTTATGTCGGCGAGATGTCCAGGGCGTGCATAAGGATGCGCGTCTGCCGATGAAGCCCTACAGCAACGCGGTGCCGAAGTTGCTCATCGGACTGGACCATGGACATTTGGGATTGCCACTTAGGACGAGGCGGTTTGCCAGAGAGGGACCGTATGCGGCCGCAACCGAGCTTGGATGGGTTGTGTATGGGCCGGTAAGTGGACAATCGACTACGCCGTCACCGAGGTCCTGCCTTCTAGCCGTGTCAATGGAAGATGCGATGGAAAAGATGGTAGAGGACTACTTCGAGATGGAAAGCTTTGGTGTGAAGCTCGCGCCACAGGTCGCAGCAAGCGATGACGCGCGGGCACAAAGGATCCTCGAAGACACCACGGTGAAAGTGGGGCGTCGCTACCAGACGGGACTACTCTGGAAGGACGACCACGCTGTGCTGCCACGGAGCTACGAGATGGCGCACAGACGGCTGATCAACGTAGAGAAGAAGTTGAGGCGCAACGGGCAGTTGGCGCTGGAATACGATCGTATTATCAAGGATTACGTGTCCAAAGGGTATGCGAGGAAGCTGCAGCCGGATGAGGTCGCCGTGAAGAGCGACAAGCTATGGTATTTGCCACATTTTGGTGTCGAAAACCCGAACAAGCCCGGTAAGGTCCGGCTTGTGTTTGATGCTGCAGCCAAGGTTGGAGGAACCTCTCTAAATTCGGCGCTGGACAAGGGGCCTCAGCACTATAAGCCCTTGCCAGCCGTGCTCTTCCATTTCAGGGAAGGAGCAGTCGGAGTCTGCGGTGACATCAAGGAGATGTTCCACCAAGTGCTGATCCGACCCGAGGATCGATGTTCCCAACGGTTCCTTTGGAGAGATGGCAACGACGATCGAGACCCGGATGTGTACGAGATGAACGTAATGACGTTTGGAGCAGCCTGCTCGCCGAGCACTGCGCATTACGTGAAGACGCTGAATGCCCTGAAGTTTCGGGATTCAGATCCGAGGGCAGTCAAGGCCATCATCGACCACCATTATGTTGATGACTATGTGGACAGTTTCGCTACAGAGAGCGAGGCTATTGGGGTATCTACCCGAGTGAAGGAGATACATGCGGAGGCTGGCTTCGAACTATGCCAGTTTTCATCCAGCTCACCCATCGTGGAAGCGGCGTTGGGACCACCTGGACGAGTCAAGAGCGTCGGATGGGGTGAGGCTGAGCAGAAGATCCTTGGAATGCGCTGGCAGGTAGCAACGGATGACTTCAGATTCAACGTGGAGTATCATCGAGTGCCAGAAAGCGTTCTAAGTGGAGATCGAGTCCCTACAAAGAGGGAGTATTTGAGCCTGCTGATGTCAACATTCGACCCATTGGGATTCCTGTGCTGCCTGATGATTACAGCGAAGCTGTTGCTGCGAGAGATATGGAGGCAGAAGATCCAGTGGGACGAACCACTACCGGAGGAGATAGGCAGAGCCTTTGCTGCCTGGCGCAGGCAGATGGACGCCGTGGGACAGTTCCGATGTCCTCGgcactattttgggcatggaGCAGTTCGGACCATCGAGTTGCACGTGTTCGTGGATGCGAGTCAATCTGCATTCGCGGCGGTGGACTATTGGAGGGTCATGTACGAGGATGGCAAAGTGCTGGCTAGTTTCGTGTGCGCAAAGACGAAGTGCGCGCCGATGAGAACGATGTCAATCCCACGGCTGGAGCTGCAGGCAGCGGTTCTTGGAACCAGATTGATAAACACTATCAAGGAGGAGCACAGTGTGGACATCAGCGAAACGGTATTATGGACGGACTCAAAAACGGTGCTGAGATGGATCGGCAGCACCCACCGCCGGTATAAGCAGTTTGTTGGCAACCGAGTGGCGGAGATTTTGGAGTCGTCGGAGGTTTCCCAGTGGAGATGGGTACCTACAGCTGACAACGCAGCGGATGATGCGACGCGGTCGCAGAACAAGGCGGACCTTAGCCCGGAATCCCGGTGGCTAAGCGGTCCCGCATTTTTGAGGCAGCCAGCGAGCGGCTGGCCAGTGCCTGAGGAGGGAACTGAGCGTGTTCCGGATGCATCTGATGACGAGGAGATGCCGAGTGAGTTTGCATTGGTGGCCACAAATGAATTTGTCATTCCGTTCCAGAGATTCTCGAGCTTCAGCCGCCTGGTGAGGACCACAGCCTGGGTCTTGAGGTTTGCGCGTTGGTGCCGCAGACAGAGAAGCGAGCTCGAGGAATACGGACTCACTGCAAAGGAGTGTGAGGCCGCGGAGAACCTGCTGGTCAGGCAGGCCCAATTGGAATCGTTTCCCGATGAAATGAGGTCGGCGAAACACGGAAAGGAAGTCGCCAGCTCGAGCAAGATTCGAGGTCTGGCGCCGTACATGGATGAACATGGAGTTCTGCGAGTTCATGGCAGAGTTGATGCTGCGCTGTGCATGCCGTACAGTGCGAGGAGGCCTGTGATACTGTCACACAGGCACAGTCTTACTGAGATGATTGTGAGACACTTCCACGCCCAGATGAAGCATCAAAACGTGGATGCGACGATTGCTCAGATCCGGACGAGATTCTGGGTCACGAAGATGAGGCGCATGCTGAAGGAGGTGATCTCGTCGTGCTACGAGTGCAAGTTGCAGCGAACGCGGCCGATGCCGCCGATAATGGCACCCCTTCCAGAGGATCGATTGGAAGCGGGTGGATGGCCATTCAAATATACTGGATTGGACTACTTTGGACCACTGCTGGTGACTGTTGCCCGTCACCGAGAGAAGCGTTGGGTCGCCTTGTTCACGTGTTTGACGACAAGGGCGATTCATCTGGAGCTGGCGCATGACCTGTCGACGGATTCCTGCATAATTGCGATCAGGAACTTCGTCTGCCGTAGAGGACCGGTACATAGACTGCGGAGTGACAACGGCAAGAACTTCGTGGGAGCTGACAGGGAGGCCAGACGATTCGGAGACGTGTTCGAGACGGAGAGAATACAGAGTGAGTTATCCAGCAGGAGCATTGAATGGGTCTTTAATTGCCCATCGAACCCGTCCGAGGGTGGAGTATGGGAGCGGATGGTGCAGTGCGTCAAGCGAGTGCTGCGCCATACATTGAAGGAAGTCGCGCTGAGGGATCACGTATTGGAAAGTCTACTGATCGAGGCGGAGAATCTGGTCAATTCGCGTCCGCTCACCCACTTGCCGGTGGATGCGGACCAGGAGGCGCCGTTGACGCCAAACGACCTGCTCAAGGGAGCAGCTAACCTGCCGAATACGCCTGGTTTGGAGGCGGAGCTGCCCAAGGAGGGTTCTACGCGAAAGCAGTGGAGGATTGCTCGCATGCTGCGAGACCGTTTCTGGAGGAGGTGGGTCCTGGAGTACCTGCCTACGCTGGTGCGCCGCGAGAAGTGGTGCCGGAGAACGGAGCCCATCCGCCAGGGCGATATGGTCTTCGTCTGCGATCCTGCCTTGCCCAGACGAGAGTGGCGCAAGGGCATCGTGGAGGAGGTCTACAGCGGAGCTGATGGAGTCGTCAGACGCGCCAGTGTGCGCGTGAGCGACAACGGACTATCTCGGACAATGTTGCGGCCTGTCTCGAAACTTGCAGTTTTGGATTTGAGTGAAGCGGTTCTTCACGGGGTCGGGGATGTCGACGGCCAAACATTGTAA